From the Sphingomonas mesophila genome, one window contains:
- a CDS encoding copper chaperone PCu(A)C, giving the protein MRRPLLLAAALALNACDSAPRVAVRDAVVAAGPDSAAVYGIVANDGGSGDRLVGIEVDGRVPISLHQTSNDGGVMRMRSVAALDVPAGGQLELKSGGAHGMAMGRIEAPGGRLPLTFRFEKAGAVKVDARVTGPGGMEHRR; this is encoded by the coding sequence ATGCGCCGCCCCTTGCTGCTCGCCGCCGCCCTCGCCCTCAATGCCTGCGATTCCGCCCCGCGCGTTGCGGTGCGCGATGCGGTGGTCGCCGCCGGGCCGGACAGCGCGGCGGTGTATGGCATCGTGGCGAATGACGGCGGGTCGGGCGACCGGCTGGTCGGGATCGAAGTCGACGGACGGGTGCCGATCTCGCTCCACCAGACCAGCAACGACGGCGGCGTGATGCGGATGCGCTCGGTCGCCGCGCTCGACGTTCCGGCGGGCGGGCAGCTGGAGCTGAAAAGCGGGGGCGCGCACGGCATGGCGATGGGCCGGATCGAGGCGCCGGGCGGGCGGCTGCCGCTGACTTTCCGGTTCGAGAAGGCCGGCGCGGTGAAGGTCGACGCCCGGGTCACCGGGCCGGGCGGAATGGAGCATCGGCGATGA
- a CDS encoding SCO family protein produces the protein MNLRLIRNVLWGLVALAAVAGAFLLLRPAPSGTGEVAPMELGKPFVLTDQDGKSFDSRSLAGTPYVMFFGFTHCPDVCPNTLARLARLRGQLGDDGKALRILLVTVDPERDTPAELKKYVGLFDAPVTALTGSPQQIAEVTRSFGIYAKKAPGADGNYSVDHSSAVLLFDGDGRFGGTIAMEEGDPPALQKLRNITAA, from the coding sequence ATGAACCTGCGGCTGATCCGCAACGTCCTGTGGGGACTGGTGGCGCTGGCCGCGGTCGCCGGAGCGTTCTTGCTGCTGCGCCCGGCGCCGAGCGGCACCGGCGAGGTCGCGCCGATGGAGCTGGGCAAGCCGTTCGTGCTGACCGACCAGGACGGCAAGAGCTTCGACAGCCGGTCGCTGGCGGGCACGCCTTATGTGATGTTCTTCGGCTTCACCCATTGCCCCGACGTCTGCCCCAACACGCTGGCCAGGCTGGCGCGGCTGCGCGGGCAGCTGGGCGACGACGGCAAGGCGCTGCGAATCCTGCTGGTGACGGTGGATCCCGAGCGCGACACGCCGGCCGAGCTCAAGAAATATGTCGGGCTGTTCGACGCTCCGGTGACGGCGCTGACCGGCAGCCCGCAGCAGATCGCGGAGGTGACCCGCTCGTTCGGGATTTACGCCAAGAAAGCGCCGGGCGCGGACGGCAATTACAGCGTCGACCATAGTTCGGCGGTGCTGCTGTTCGACGGCGACGGGCGGTTCGGCGGGACGATCGCGATGGAGGAAGGCGATCCGCCCGCGCTCCAGAAATTGCGCAACATCACCGCGGCCTAG
- a CDS encoding alpha/beta fold hydrolase: protein MTQPPAYADRYWTSVDGLKLHYRDYAGPHERPPVLCLPGLTRNAADFEPVAARFAGEWRVIAVDFRGRGASDNDPFPANYRPATYVADLMKLLDQLGIADAVFVGTSLGGLVTMLLASSDSERIAGALLNDVGPELDPAGLVRIATYVGKPATYPSFAAAVDALAARNAAIHPDFDRSDWERFVARLLRGDDRAGWTYAYDMRIADNFTAPADPGQFDGWGYLDALGGRAVTILRGELSDLLTAATAQKMYARLEDCELVTVPRVGHAPTFDEPESLAALDRLLERVLAA, encoded by the coding sequence ATGACCCAGCCTCCCGCGTACGCCGATCGCTACTGGACCAGCGTCGACGGCCTCAAGCTCCACTACCGCGACTATGCCGGCCCGCACGAGCGCCCGCCTGTGCTGTGCCTGCCCGGTCTGACCCGCAACGCCGCCGATTTCGAGCCGGTCGCGGCGCGCTTCGCCGGCGAGTGGCGGGTGATCGCGGTCGACTTCCGCGGCCGCGGCGCGAGCGACAACGACCCGTTCCCGGCCAACTACCGCCCCGCGACCTATGTCGCCGATCTGATGAAGCTGCTTGATCAATTGGGCATCGCCGACGCGGTGTTCGTCGGCACCTCGCTCGGCGGGCTGGTGACGATGCTGCTCGCGTCGAGCGATTCCGAGCGCATCGCCGGCGCGCTGCTCAACGACGTCGGGCCCGAGCTCGACCCCGCCGGACTGGTGCGCATTGCCACCTATGTCGGCAAGCCCGCGACCTACCCCAGCTTCGCCGCGGCGGTCGACGCGCTGGCGGCGCGCAACGCCGCCATCCATCCCGATTTCGATCGTTCTGATTGGGAGAGGTTCGTCGCCCGGCTGCTACGCGGCGACGACCGCGCCGGCTGGACCTACGCCTACGACATGCGCATCGCCGACAATTTCACCGCCCCGGCCGACCCCGGCCAGTTCGACGGCTGGGGCTATCTCGATGCGCTCGGCGGCCGCGCGGTGACCATCCTGCGCGGCGAACTGTCCGACCTGCTCACCGCCGCAACCGCGCAAAAGATGTACGCCCGCCTCGAAGATTGCGAGCTGGTCACCGTGCCGCGCGTCGGCCACGCCCCGACTTTTGACGAGCCCGAGAGCCTCGCCGCGCTTGATCGCCTGCTGGAGCGCGTGCTGGCCGCCTAG